One window from the genome of Campylobacter concisus encodes:
- a CDS encoding type VI secretion system baseplate subunit TssG produces MNKELNQASFFKLVKNCLKHHDRRDIFLKNSPSFAYPINELESLSKEDAVKIVINFMGLLGSGSHLTSYILEKISKSSDNNFEKFFDFFDNYLLWLFFDSISLKNYARSFEKELDDKISKILLDILNISNKKLAKKFLPFSPLIISQRRPKKEIEFALQRHFNLKNKLFLLENLPNQIFIAPSNLNSLGIKNRTLGRNFILGKKLFEKQTKIAVYINGIDYEEAIDFFPKRRKFKELQDTLIFFTNNEFVADLYIKINYSPKMQLKLGIDESYSKIGLGARLKSNKNMSNFIKFRLCS; encoded by the coding sequence ATGAACAAAGAACTAAATCAAGCTTCTTTTTTTAAGTTAGTAAAAAACTGCCTAAAGCACCATGATAGAAGAGATATTTTTTTAAAAAATAGCCCAAGTTTTGCTTATCCGATTAATGAGCTTGAGAGCTTAAGTAAAGAGGATGCAGTAAAAATCGTCATAAATTTTATGGGTCTTTTGGGAAGTGGCTCGCATCTTACAAGCTATATTTTGGAGAAGATTTCAAAGAGTAGCGATAATAATTTCGAGAAATTTTTTGACTTTTTTGATAATTACTTGCTTTGGCTTTTCTTTGATAGCATTAGTTTAAAAAATTATGCAAGATCCTTTGAAAAAGAGCTTGATGATAAAATTTCAAAGATTTTATTGGATATATTAAACATAAGCAATAAAAAATTAGCAAAAAAATTCTTACCATTTTCTCCGCTTATTATTAGCCAAAGAAGGCCTAAAAAAGAGATCGAGTTCGCCTTGCAGCGTCATTTTAATTTAAAAAATAAACTATTTTTGCTAGAAAATCTACCAAATCAAATTTTCATAGCGCCTTCAAATTTAAATTCACTTGGTATCAAAAATAGGACTTTGGGCAGAAATTTTATACTTGGTAAAAAGCTTTTTGAGAAACAAACTAAGATAGCAGTTTATATAAATGGCATAGATTATGAAGAAGCTATTGATTTTTTCCCAAAAAGAAGAAAATTTAAAGAGCTTCAAGATACTCTTATCTTTTTTACGAACAATGAATTTGTTGCCGATTTATACATAAAAATAAACTATTCTCCAAAGATGCAATTAAAGCTTGGGATAGATGAAAGTTATAGTAAAATAGGCCTTGGTGCAAGGCTTAAAAGTAATAAAAATATGTCAAATTTTATAAAATTTAGGCTTTGCTCTTAA
- the tssC gene encoding type VI secretion system contractile sheath large subunit: MSETKVKTPIIESIMQRSKYSKDDESYSVVKQGVAEFISNIITTNNAEDKINKLALDEMIAHIDTLLSAQMDEILHNKSFQELESTWRGIRFLVERTNFNENVKIDLLDATKEEILDDFENNLDITQSTLYKQIYSAEYGQFGGEPVGAIVADYELDKSNQDMTFLNKMSSIAAMSHSPLLTSLSAKFFGLDNFGELENIKDLKSMLEGPQYTRWRTFRENEDAKYTGCMVNRFLTRSPYVPEDNPIKSFNYRETVNNHDDMLWGNGAYAFATRLTDSFADYRWCGNIIGPKGGGAVKDLPTYTYENYGSVQTKIPTEVLITDRREFELSENGFIALTLRRDSNNAAFFSANSALKPKIFPNTPEGKAAETNFRLGTQLPYVFLISRLAHYLKVLQREEIGTWKERSDVERGLNEWLRQYISDQENPPADVRSRRPFRSAKVIVSDIAGEPGWYKIELLARPHFKFMGANFELSLVGKLDKE; this comes from the coding sequence ATGTCTGAAACTAAAGTTAAAACTCCTATCATTGAAAGCATAATGCAAAGGAGTAAATATTCAAAAGATGACGAGAGTTATAGTGTTGTAAAGCAAGGAGTTGCTGAGTTTATTTCAAACATAATAACAACAAATAATGCCGAAGATAAAATAAATAAGCTCGCACTTGATGAGATGATAGCTCACATCGATACCCTTTTATCTGCTCAAATGGATGAAATTTTACACAATAAATCTTTTCAAGAGCTAGAATCAACTTGGCGTGGAATTAGATTTTTGGTTGAGAGAACAAATTTTAATGAAAATGTAAAAATTGATCTTTTAGACGCCACAAAAGAAGAAATTTTAGATGATTTTGAAAATAATCTAGATATAACTCAAAGTACACTTTATAAACAAATTTATTCAGCCGAATATGGACAATTTGGTGGTGAACCAGTTGGTGCGATAGTGGCTGACTATGAGCTAGATAAATCAAATCAAGATATGACTTTTTTAAATAAAATGTCATCAATTGCTGCAATGAGCCATTCACCGCTTCTTACATCTCTTTCTGCTAAATTTTTCGGACTTGATAATTTTGGTGAGCTTGAAAATATAAAAGATCTAAAAAGCATGCTAGAAGGCCCACAATATACAAGATGGAGAACTTTTAGAGAAAATGAAGATGCAAAATACACAGGTTGTATGGTAAATAGATTTCTTACAAGATCTCCTTATGTGCCAGAGGATAATCCTATAAAGAGCTTTAATTATAGAGAAACTGTAAATAATCACGATGATATGCTTTGGGGCAATGGAGCTTATGCGTTTGCTACAAGGCTTACAGATAGTTTTGCTGATTATAGATGGTGCGGTAATATCATTGGACCAAAAGGTGGCGGTGCTGTAAAGGATCTTCCAACTTATACTTATGAAAATTATGGAAGCGTTCAAACAAAAATTCCAACCGAAGTTTTGATCACAGATAGAAGAGAATTTGAACTTTCAGAAAATGGATTTATCGCTCTTACTTTAAGAAGAGATAGCAATAACGCTGCATTTTTCTCAGCAAACTCTGCACTAAAGCCTAAAATTTTCCCAAATACTCCAGAAGGTAAAGCTGCTGAGACAAATTTCAGGCTCGGAACTCAACTGCCTTATGTGTTCTTGATCTCTCGTTTGGCTCATTATCTAAAAGTGCTTCAAAGAGAAGAGATAGGTACATGGAAAGAGCGTAGTGATGTTGAGCGCGGCTTAAATGAATGGCTAAGACAATACATCTCAGATCAGGAAAATCCACCAGCAGATGTTAGAAGCAGAAGGCCATTTAGAAGTGCAAAGGTTATCGTCAGTGATATAGCCGGCGAGCCGGGCTGGTATAAAATAGAGCTTTTGGCTAGACCTCACTTTAAATTTATGGGAGCAAATTTCGAGCTTTCTTTGGTCGGAAAACTAGACAAAGAGTAA
- the tssF gene encoding type VI secretion system baseplate subunit TssF, with translation MDYNENNLAYFQKEMAYLDETRALFIKNFPKVAPFLDTKSKDPDVESIIENMAILTSRIRQELDENIPLIAESLVNILMPSYTNPFPSVCMQEFTLRDDFSGVREFIPKGSIVESKKINGITCKFQTIFDINLLPLKITKAFMSNNKSDYLLNLNISVTKDELSTKELDIDFLNLYLGDNVYFSSTLLMWLKNYLKFIAISFEDSDQEIKLSPDKLSLDKFDERLIKSDEFGFEAFELLKELSFFPSKLNFVRLNGLSFLKNFSTKSFNIKFIFSKDMPSGYVPRLEYFSLFVTPAINLFAMSAEPILNNNRRSEYRIFLDRSNIDAYEIVSINKVVAHSSNNEKRILKNYKSFERFEFLNDERAKDYYFVSNKTDIKLNSYKEISFFKSDSKDQTISIDALCCNGDLPCKLKLGEIDRVLSHQGVTTKNLTIPTSVKRVKIDGNLLWKLVSILSFSYQSILEKGSFLALLNTFSTPDDEFFKKFANSLYDIKTKQIYRVEQGFAKRGLLCIFYIDESEFESIGNVYVLGINLAKFLSKFASINSFCELKIKCIKSKILLNYDFLGGTKKLI, from the coding sequence ATGGATTATAATGAAAATAATCTAGCTTATTTTCAAAAAGAGATGGCATATCTTGATGAAACAAGAGCCCTTTTTATTAAAAATTTTCCAAAAGTAGCACCCTTTTTAGATACTAAAAGCAAAGATCCTGATGTTGAGAGCATAATAGAAAATATGGCTATTTTAACATCTAGGATCAGGCAAGAACTAGATGAAAATATCCCGCTAATCGCTGAGTCTTTAGTAAATATTTTAATGCCAAGCTATACAAATCCTTTTCCATCAGTTTGTATGCAAGAATTTACCTTAAGAGATGACTTCTCGGGGGTGAGAGAATTTATACCAAAAGGAAGTATAGTTGAGTCAAAGAAGATCAATGGCATAACGTGCAAATTCCAAACGATCTTTGACATAAATTTGCTTCCATTAAAGATAACAAAAGCTTTTATGTCAAATAATAAGAGTGATTATCTTCTAAATTTAAATATAAGCGTTACAAAGGACGAGCTTAGCACTAAAGAACTTGATATAGACTTTTTAAATTTATATCTTGGAGATAATGTTTACTTCTCTTCTACGCTCTTAATGTGGCTAAAAAATTACTTGAAATTTATTGCAATAAGTTTTGAAGATAGCGATCAAGAGATAAAGTTAAGCCCTGATAAACTTAGTTTGGACAAGTTTGATGAGCGTTTGATAAAGAGTGATGAGTTTGGATTTGAAGCATTTGAGCTTTTAAAAGAGCTATCATTTTTCCCTTCAAAGTTAAATTTTGTGCGATTAAATGGACTTAGCTTTCTTAAAAATTTTTCTACAAAAAGCTTTAATATTAAATTCATATTTTCAAAAGATATGCCAAGTGGATATGTGCCAAGGCTAGAATATTTTTCTCTTTTTGTTACGCCTGCAATAAATTTATTTGCAATGAGTGCCGAACCTATTTTGAATAACAATAGACGAAGCGAATATAGAATTTTTCTAGATCGCTCAAATATCGATGCTTATGAAATCGTTTCAATAAATAAGGTGGTCGCTCATAGTAGTAATAATGAAAAAAGGATATTAAAAAACTATAAAAGTTTTGAGAGATTTGAATTTTTAAATGATGAGCGAGCAAAAGATTATTATTTTGTCAGCAATAAAACAGATATAAAACTAAACTCTTATAAAGAAATTTCTTTTTTTAAAAGTGACTCTAAAGATCAAACCATTAGCATAGATGCACTTTGCTGCAATGGTGATTTACCTTGCAAGCTAAAACTTGGCGAGATAGATAGAGTGTTATCCCATCAAGGTGTAACAACTAAAAATTTAACCATTCCAACCAGTGTAAAGCGAGTAAAAATAGATGGAAATCTTCTTTGGAAACTAGTTAGCATATTATCTTTTAGCTATCAAAGTATACTAGAGAAGGGCTCTTTTTTAGCACTTCTTAATACCTTTAGCACACCAGATGATGAGTTTTTTAAAAAATTTGCTAACTCGCTTTATGATATAAAAACAAAGCAAATTTATAGAGTTGAACAAGGCTTTGCAAAAAGAGGGTTGCTCTGTATATTTTATATAGATGAAAGTGAATTTGAGAGTATTGGAAATGTCTATGTTTTAGGTATAAATTTGGCTAAATTTTTATCAAAATTTGCATCAATTAATTCATTTTGCGAGCTTAAAATAAAGTGTATAAAGAGCAAAATTTTGCTTAATTATGACTTTTTAGGTGGTACAAAAAAATTAATATGA
- the tssB gene encoding type VI secretion system contractile sheath small subunit, producing MADNLIPPKERINIVYKTKTNDQEADVELPLKLMVVANLTGENQTPLEDREVISINKINFDQVMKSLDIHTNFSVKNKLNSNNEDLNIDLDFESIHDFNPDNIINQIPELKKLLQLRKALVALKGPMGNMPDFRKAVLEAIKDEDSRKQLLLEIKDEQDKE from the coding sequence ATGGCAGATAATCTAATCCCACCAAAAGAACGCATAAATATAGTTTATAAAACTAAGACAAATGACCAAGAGGCCGATGTAGAGCTTCCATTAAAACTTATGGTAGTTGCAAATTTAACTGGCGAAAACCAAACTCCACTTGAAGATCGCGAAGTGATTTCTATCAATAAAATAAATTTTGATCAGGTTATGAAAAGCTTAGATATTCATACAAATTTCTCTGTAAAAAATAAGCTAAATTCTAACAATGAAGATTTAAATATTGACCTTGATTTTGAGAGCATCCATGATTTTAATCCAGATAATATTATAAATCAAATTCCTGAGCTAAAAAAACTCTTACAGCTTAGAAAAGCTTTAGTTGCACTAAAAGGTCCTATGGGCAATATGCCTGATTTTAGAAAAGCGGTTTTAGAAGCTATAAAAGATGAAGATAGTAGAAAACAACTTCTTTTAGAGATTAAAGACGAACAAGATAAGGAATAA
- the tssK gene encoding type VI secretion system baseplate subunit TssK — translation MSEKLKVVWYNGMNVDKVHFEQQERYFERNLNLKTISSFSNLYGILDLEISSDLLLQGKIGLTKISCISQDGTIFNAPDQDELPEPLEISPSELNSAIIVLKLPISSGLVDISLQNNLPNLKFTAKQALISSRVHDEASNDILNELDDKDDFELSSAFTQDKENLILASQRSSLGVFGSKMPYELSIPIYKIKNIDLNKQITLDEKFIPTCIDISKNTFIINFIEELSFATKQHQESYFGLLGGVDQAKNRLDFSTYLTLNMLKKWHLIFSYLLKKDKFHPEYLYEKLVDFQADLLALSHDNSFSEFIAYDHNNLTQTFVPLINNLRLLFSHILSPKYIMAQIVKNNHGFYDCIFDNPSIIENSEIYFAIHSDTKNEYLLKNFKEQCKIHTQSNIKGIVSSQLRGINVEQISVVPSTLPKLNDYIYYKIDKKDEIFKSFANQNVISVYITANLPNADIKMWALL, via the coding sequence AAAAGTCGTTTGGTATAACGGAATGAACGTCGATAAGGTTCATTTCGAGCAACAAGAAAGATATTTTGAGAGAAATTTAAACCTAAAAACCATCTCTTCTTTTTCAAATTTATATGGTATTTTAGATTTAGAAATTTCAAGCGATCTTTTGCTTCAAGGCAAAATAGGGCTAACTAAAATTTCTTGTATCTCTCAAGATGGCACGATTTTTAACGCGCCAGATCAAGATGAATTACCAGAGCCACTTGAGATAAGCCCAAGTGAGCTAAACTCAGCCATTATAGTGTTAAAACTACCTATTAGCTCAGGTCTGGTTGATATTAGCTTGCAAAATAATTTACCAAATCTAAAATTTACAGCCAAGCAAGCACTTATTAGCTCAAGAGTGCATGATGAAGCTAGCAATGATATATTAAACGAGCTAGACGATAAAGATGATTTTGAACTATCTTCTGCCTTTACGCAAGATAAAGAAAATCTAATCCTAGCAAGCCAAAGATCATCTCTTGGAGTATTTGGCTCAAAGATGCCTTACGAGCTTAGCATACCAATTTATAAAATAAAAAATATAGACCTAAATAAGCAAATAACACTTGACGAAAAATTTATTCCAACTTGTATTGACATCAGTAAAAACACCTTTATAATAAATTTTATAGAGGAGCTTAGCTTTGCTACAAAGCAACATCAAGAGAGTTATTTTGGGTTGTTAGGAGGTGTTGATCAAGCTAAAAATAGACTTGATTTTTCAACATATTTAACACTAAATATGTTGAAAAAATGGCATTTAATATTCTCTTATTTGTTAAAGAAAGATAAATTTCACCCAGAGTATTTGTATGAAAAATTAGTTGATTTTCAGGCTGATCTGTTGGCACTTAGTCACGATAATAGTTTTAGCGAATTTATCGCCTACGATCACAATAATCTAACTCAAACTTTTGTGCCTTTGATAAATAATCTAAGACTTTTATTCTCACATATCTTATCTCCAAAATATATAATGGCACAGATTGTTAAAAATAATCACGGCTTTTACGACTGTATTTTTGATAATCCAAGTATTATTGAAAACTCAGAAATTTATTTTGCTATTCACAGCGATACGAAAAATGAGTATCTTCTTAAAAATTTCAAAGAGCAATGCAAAATCCATACTCAATCAAATATAAAAGGCATAGTTTCATCACAGCTAAGGGGTATAAACGTAGAGCAAATTTCTGTTGTTCCTAGCACTTTACCAAAGTTAAACGATTATATCTATTATAAGATAGACAAAAAAGATGAAATTTTTAAAAGCTTTGCAAATCAAAATGTGATTAGCGTTTATATAACGGCAAATTTACCGAATGCTGACATTAAAATGTGGGCTTTATTATAA
- a CDS encoding type VI secretion system domain-containing protein has product MQDNFCNKFNEDFLENELYISLTDEMSKYKTLMHDSIKWDYVFSSSLKALSEFSLDAKLLNFLAISAINLNDKEAFRTLIKAFAFFLSILKKEPNLLAKNEKQLPAKKKIIAQTIELFTQANDKALDQAEAKAFNDLVPELSQELGTRFDTLYIEEKKEEILKAKEPKVITKTEPTYHQNVSFSGNDISTFNDREFREYFINLSLMLLKSDIKNFTAYALIFEAMWGRIKALPSSSDQITQIRYPDENLIILFKKSNELNLDNLEKIIRNLALNPFWIEGIKIFCEFLNSAGLARQSDLICDMVLNFIDKFPDIKKLKFQSGEAFFSEDISKFFIKSNSLEFTSSSDSKKNMSFEDLIKELDKSKHASSAQSELNFMLELSKIFTAQGMNNNAKATYAQIVNFIENTELKDYLSDIYIKAKTFV; this is encoded by the coding sequence GTGCAAGATAATTTTTGTAATAAATTTAATGAAGATTTTTTAGAGAATGAGCTTTATATTAGTTTAACTGATGAAATGTCAAAGTATAAAACTTTGATGCATGATAGTATAAAGTGGGATTATGTATTTAGCTCATCTTTAAAAGCCTTAAGTGAGTTTAGTCTTGATGCCAAGCTTTTAAATTTTTTAGCGATTTCTGCTATAAATTTAAACGACAAAGAGGCTTTTAGAACACTTATAAAAGCTTTTGCCTTTTTTCTATCTATTTTGAAAAAAGAGCCAAATTTACTTGCAAAAAATGAAAAACAACTACCTGCTAAAAAAAAGATAATAGCTCAAACAATAGAGCTTTTTACGCAAGCTAATGATAAAGCTTTGGATCAAGCTGAAGCAAAAGCCTTTAATGATCTTGTGCCTGAGCTTTCGCAAGAGCTTGGTACACGTTTTGATACACTTTATATAGAAGAAAAAAAAGAAGAAATTTTAAAAGCCAAAGAGCCAAAAGTAATTACTAAAACTGAACCAACTTACCATCAAAACGTTTCATTTAGTGGCAATGATATTAGTACATTTAATGATAGAGAATTTAGAGAATATTTTATAAATTTATCACTAATGCTTTTAAAGAGTGATATTAAAAATTTTACCGCTTATGCTTTAATTTTTGAAGCAATGTGGGGTAGAATAAAGGCACTTCCATCAAGTAGCGACCAAATAACACAGATACGTTATCCCGATGAAAATCTGATTATACTTTTTAAAAAAAGTAATGAACTAAATCTTGACAATTTAGAAAAAATTATAAGAAATTTAGCACTTAATCCATTTTGGATAGAAGGCATTAAGATATTTTGCGAATTTTTAAATAGTGCTGGACTTGCAAGGCAAAGTGATCTTATTTGCGATATGGTTTTAAATTTTATTGATAAATTTCCAGATATAAAAAAGCTCAAATTTCAAAGCGGAGAAGCTTTTTTTAGTGAAGATATAAGTAAATTTTTTATTAAAAGTAACTCTTTGGAATTTACTTCCAGCAGTGATAGTAAAAAAAATATGAGTTTTGAAGATCTAATAAAAGAACTAGACAAAAGCAAGCATGCTTCAAGCGCTCAAAGCGAGCTTAATTTTATGCTTGAATTATCAAAAATTTTTACTGCTCAAGGCATGAATAATAATGCAAAAGCTACCTATGCACAAATAGTTAATTTTATAGAAAATACCGAGCTTAAAGATTATTTATCAGACATATATATAAAGGCAAAAACATTTGTGTGA
- a CDS encoding type VI secretion system baseplate subunit TssE produces the protein MSLIDKILYQFSDESKLRPYFKDLDSDIKDHIDTILNSRLGNYGRLNDSIIDLWSMGVEINELGHKLGMAIYELISSNENRIEVTSIGYDDSLKPWRIIFNINYKHKNDNFKEYLLKVIFKNNRYCEIL, from the coding sequence ATGTCGCTGATAGATAAAATTTTGTATCAATTTAGTGATGAATCAAAGCTACGTCCATATTTTAAAGATCTAGACAGCGACATAAAAGATCACATTGATACTATCTTAAACTCTAGACTTGGTAACTACGGCCGATTAAATGATAGCATTATTGATCTTTGGTCGATGGGTGTTGAGATAAATGAGCTTGGTCATAAACTTGGCATGGCAATATATGAACTAATCAGCTCAAATGAGAATAGAATAGAAGTAACATCTATCGGATACGATGACTCACTAAAGCCTTGGCGTATCATCTTTAATATAAACTACAAGCATAAAAACGATAATTTCAAAGAGTATTTGCTAAAAGTTATTTTTAAAAACAATAGATATTGTGAGATTTTATAA
- the icmH gene encoding type IVB secretion system protein IcmH/DotU, which produces MNENQNETSVLSQTNLLGLGTNLALDHVLPLLLLANRVSKLQNFSQSEMANLREKLINDILSTTSKISNLGIYEEDDIIRLRYCLCVFIDESLLKNEIFMNSFWANNTLTTRFFNENLGGNKFFGIMDKWFENVGKNKDFLEFIYACLVLGYKGKYETQEDCNEKISYLCENIAAAVSPLIKADENVFEKSYLKQTKKSFLEVFSLKRLKFYFILLAIAMIAAAFLYSTYSMDQNNIRNDSILNNKIENFMDNK; this is translated from the coding sequence ATGAACGAAAATCAAAATGAAACCTCAGTTTTAAGTCAAACAAATCTTTTGGGTCTTGGCACAAATCTTGCACTAGATCATGTGTTACCATTGCTTCTTTTGGCAAATAGGGTTTCAAAATTACAAAATTTTTCACAAAGTGAAATGGCAAATTTACGTGAAAAATTGATAAACGATATCTTAAGCACTACTTCAAAGATATCAAATCTAGGCATTTACGAGGAAGACGATATTATTAGACTTAGATATTGTCTTTGTGTTTTTATAGATGAGAGCTTGCTAAAAAATGAAATTTTTATGAACAGCTTTTGGGCCAATAATACCCTGACAACAAGATTTTTTAATGAAAATCTAGGTGGAAATAAATTCTTTGGCATTATGGATAAGTGGTTTGAAAATGTTGGTAAAAATAAAGATTTCTTAGAATTTATATATGCTTGTTTGGTGCTTGGCTATAAAGGAAAATATGAAACACAAGAAGATTGCAATGAAAAAATTTCTTATCTTTGTGAAAATATAGCTGCAGCCGTTTCTCCGCTCATAAAGGCCGATGAAAATGTATTTGAAAAGAGTTACTTAAAACAGACAAAGAAAAGTTTTCTTGAGGTATTTTCGTTAAAGCGTTTAAAATTTTATTTCATTTTACTAGCCATTGCTATGATTGCAGCTGCATTTTTATATAGTACATATTCTATGGATCAAAACAATATCAGAAACGATAGCATCCTAAATAATAAGATAGAGAATTTTATGGATAATAAGTAA